Genomic DNA from Deferribacterota bacterium:
TAAATCTATAGCTTTTTTATAATCTTTCATCGCATAATAGGATTCAGCAATCCAATAGAGAGCATTATCAGATAAGCTATCATTTGGATAAAGTGCTAAAAAATCTTTAAATTTTTCTATGCTATTTTTGTAATCACCATTATTGTAAAGTTCATAGGCTTTTGTGTACATAGTATTTTTGTTTGTGATCTCGTCTTCAATAACAACTATCTCATTACTATCTTTTTGTTCTTCATAATCATTCTCGTATTTTTTAGATTTTAATAGTGAAAGCTCATTTGAAAAATAGGATAAATCATTTTTTAGATTAGCAATTGTACTAGAGTTTGTTTCAATTTTCTTTGAGTTTTCTGAAACATTTGTTTCAATTTCATCAATATTAACCCTGAGATCAGCCACAGTCCTCTGCAAGTTTATTATTTCATTATTTAAATTTTCAATACTATATTCCAATTGTTTTGTATTTGTTGCGCACGATATAGTAATGAAAGTTGTTATAATAATTAATAATTTTTTCATCTATAAACCTCCTGTAAAACATCTTCAATTTTTTTAACAATAAAATTAAGATCAGTTTTACCAATAAAATCAGATGCACCAGCCTGTAAAGCCCTTTTTTTATTTTCTTCTGTGTCAATTGAGGTCATTATAATTATAGGTAAATTTTTAGTTGAAGGATTATTTTTTATAATTTCTATTAATTCAAAACCATTTATCTGTGGCAGTTCTAAATCACTTATTATTAAATCTGGCTTTTTCTTATCAATAATTTTTAGCATTTGTTCAGCGTTTTCAAAGGATTCTACTCTATAGTCTGATTTTTCTATTTTTTTAGAAACTATTTTCCTAATTGTTGATGAGTCTTCAACTATATAAATTAATTTATTATTATTTAGTTTATCCTTTGAGTTTTTTTCGCTATCTGAAATATCTTCTAGTTCTTGTGGATTAATATCCAATAGAATTTTTTCAAAATCTAAAAGCTGAACAAGGCGATCTTCAATTTTTACTACACCCAATATAACATCAGCAAGCTTTAGATCCGGTAGGGAAGAATAATCACCTAGATTTTGTAAGGATATTCTATGTATTCTGGTTATATCATCTACTAAAAAACCATTTAATTTTCTATTAATATAGGTTACAATAATTTTTGCCTTATTTTTATCTATTTTTTTGTCCTTTTTATACCCAAGATAAAAAGGTAGATCAATTATACTTATTATTTCATTTCTGTATAGAATAGACCCTAATACCGCTTCGTGGGAATCGGGTATAGGTGTTATTTTAGGTATTTTTATTATCTCTCTAACTTTATTGATAGTTATTCCAAAGTAAAGTTTTTCTTTACCTTCAATAATAAATTCAACAATTTGCGATTCTTTAGATGTATTTATATTAACCATAGCCTCTCATATACATTATATAAATTTATATTAGCAAAGCAATTAATTATATAATATAATTAAGCATATGAAAATCATAATTCACTTTTTTCTATCCATATTTTTTTTATTTATAGTAGT
This window encodes:
- the ybgF gene encoding tol-pal system protein YbgF, whose amino-acid sequence is MKKLLIIITTFITISCATNTKQLEYSIENLNNEIINLQRTVADLRVNIDEIETNVSENSKKIETNSSTIANLKNDLSYFSNELSLLKSKKYENDYEEQKDSNEIVVIEDEITNKNTMYTKAYELYNNGDYKNSIEKFKDFLALYPNDSLSDNALYWIAESYYAMKDYKKAIDLLKELIDRYPKGNKVPDAYLKITLSYKNLGDKKNARNYATNLIEKYPDSNAASLANKILNNLE
- a CDS encoding response regulator, encoding MVNINTSKESQIVEFIIEGKEKLYFGITINKVREIIKIPKITPIPDSHEAVLGSILYRNEIISIIDLPFYLGYKKDKKIDKNKAKIIVTYINRKLNGFLVDDITRIHRISLQNLGDYSSLPDLKLADVILGVVKIEDRLVQLLDFEKILLDINPQELEDISDSEKNSKDKLNNNKLIYIVEDSSTIRKIVSKKIEKSDYRVESFENAEQMLKIIDKKKPDLIISDLELPQINGFELIEIIKNNPSTKNLPIIIMTSIDTEENKKRALQAGASDFIGKTDLNFIVKKIEDVLQEVYR